DNA from Parageobacillus thermoglucosidasius:
TTCTCCTCCTGTGCATTTATTGTATGTATTCTTAGCCAAGCATCCCATTACAACCTTATTCAGCAACAAATTATACTATACTACATTGAAGAAAAAAATAAGACTTTGTACTGAAAAAGCTGTCCTTTCTTAACGGGACAGCTTTTTTCAGCATTATGCACTTTGTTGTAACTCTTCTATATACTTTCTTCCTTTTTCTTCGTTGTATTGGCCTTCCCATTTTGACATAATGACCGCTGCCAGCGAGTTGCCAACAACGTTCACCACTGTACGCGCCATATCTAAAATGCGGTCAATCCCAGCGATAAACGCCAATCCCTCTACCGGAATTCCAACCGTGCCCAACGTAGCAAGCAAAACAACAAACGATACACCCGGCACTCCGGCGATTCCTTTCGAAGTCACCATCAACACAAGCAACAAGGAAACTTGTTGCGAAATCGACATATCAATACCATATAACTGCGCGATAAAAATGGCAGCTAGCGCTTGATATAACGTAGATCCGTCTAAGTTGAAGGAATAGCCTGTCGGAATGACAAAGGATGTTATCGATTTCGGACAGCCGAATCTCTCCATTTTCTCCATGATTTTTGGAAGAACCGTTTCTGAGCTTGCTGTACTGTAAGCAAGGATTAATTCATCTTTTAAAATTTTTATAATATGGAATATATTTACACCTACAAGTTTAGCAACACCGCCAAGCACTGCAAGAATAAAGAAAAGCATCGTGCCGTAAACAACAATGACGAGCTTGCTGAGCGGAATAAGCGATTCCACCCCAAATTTCGAAACCGTAACACCGATGAGCGCAAACACACCGAACGGCGCAAATTTCATAATCTGGTTTGTCACGTAAAACATCGCTTCCGCTACGCCTTGGAAAAACTGGAGCACCGGTTTTCCTTTGTCGCCAATCGCCGCTACTCCTAAACCGAACATCACGGAGAAGAAGATAATCGGCAACATGTTTCCGGTTGATAATGATTCAAACACGTTATTTGGAACAATATTGACGACTGTTTCAATCAGCGAGTGATGCTGCACTTCGTTTGTTGTATCAATATAGCTTTGAATATCCGTTTTTTCCAATGATTTAACATTAACGCCGGCTCCTGGCTGAAATACATTTGCTGCCAATAAACCGACGACGATCGCAATCGTTGTAATAATTTCGAAATAAATAAACGTTTTGCCGCCAAGTTTTCCAAGTTTTTTCAAGTCTCCAACATTGGCGACTCCAACGATAAGGCTAGAAACAACAATCGGAATAACTATCATTTTTATTAAACGGAGGAAAATATCTCCAATTGGTTGTAAATAAGTAGCCACTTTCGGATTCCCATAAAAAATGGCTCCCACGACGATTCCAAGAACGAGACCGATGAAAATTTGCCAAGCTAATCCGACTTTTCTCATTTATTCGCCTCCTTTTTTTCGCACATTTTTAGACAAAAAACGACAAAGTTATTCTACTATTATAAACATCTGTATGTCAAGAATATTCATATATTTACAGATGGCACTTTCTTTTTTTGTCCAGACACGTACAACCCCGCTTCATCATATACATAAGTAATAGGCAACTGCCTAAAACAATAAAGGGTGGGGGTGACAAAATGCCTGGCATTTTATCTGCATTCACATTTCTCATTAAAGAATTAATGTTTTTAGTATCATACATTAAAAACAACGCGTTTCCCCAACCGTTAAGCGCCAAAGAAGAAGAAAAATACTTACAGCTCATGGCGAAAGGAGATGAACAAGCTCGCAATATTTTAATTGAACATAATTTACGTCTTGTTGCCCACATTGTCAAAAAGTTCGAAAATACAGGCGAAGATGTGGAAGATTTAATCTCGATCGGCACCATCGGCCTTATAAAAGCCATCGAGAGCTATTCCTCCAACAAAGGAACAAAATTAGCGACATACGCGGCTCGCTGCATCGAAAACGAAATTTTAATGCATTTGCGTTCATTAAAAAAGACGCGAAAAGACGTCTCCCTTCACGAACCAATCGGGCAAGATAAGGAAGGGAATGAAATCAGCCTCATCGACGTCCTGAAATCGGAAGGGAACGATATTATTGACGAAATTCAGCTTAATATGGAACTGGAGCAAGTAAAAAAATATATCGACGTTTTGGATGAGCGGGAAAAAGAAGTGATTATTAACCGCTTCGGCCTCGATATGCAGCAGGAAAAAACGCAGCGCGAGATCGCGAAAGAGCTTGGCATCTCCAGAAGCTACGTATCACGCATCGAAAAGCGCGCATTGATGAAAATGTTTCATGAGTTTTACCGGAATGAAAAAGAAAAGCGGAGATAAACGCAGCAAAAACGGGACAATCGCGAATGACTGTCCCGTTTTCGATATATCGATTTTTATTTCACCGCTGTTTCATATTCAATTAATTTTGCGCTTCCACACTTACTTCCGCCGTTATGATCAATGCTATGGACGCAGCAATCACAACCCCCATCACCATGGCAAACATCCCATCATTCCTCCCTTATCCTCTTTCTATTCTTTATTTTACACGAGAGAACAAACAGGTTCTGCGCGCGGTTTTGAACAATTTATGAAATTCCGTCACTCATAAGCAAAAGCCTCCACAGGCTCGTTCACCGCTTTTTCATAAAAAGCAAAAAACCTGCCTTATCAGCAAGAAAAGGCAGGTTTATTCGTCTGTTTCCCGCAGTAAGCGGATATATTGCATCGCCCGTTGAAAAAAAGAAAACGAACCGATTAACAATATCACAATAAGGCCAAGCAAATACACCTTTTTCTCCGGCGCAATCGTAGGAAGCAGCGTACCAATATACAAAAAGACACTTAACGCCAGCAATACGCCAGCAAACATTTTATAATCATCTGCTTTTTCTTTCCAATTCTGTTTTTGCCGTTCCACCGGCATCCCCCACTTTCCATCTTTCACTGTACCATATGGGGCGGAAAATGTGGGGATGTAATTTTAACCATGCAATGCTTGGGCTAAATCTTCGATTAAATCTTCGGCATCTTCCAATCCGACAGAAATGCGGATCAGTCCATCGGTAATGCCCAATTGTTCGCGGCGCTCTTTCGGAATGGACGCATGCGTCATTTTCGCTGGCAGCGAAATTAAACTTTCGACTGCTCCCAAGCTTTCCGCGAGCGTAAAATAACGGACGCGGTTTAACACTTGCTCAGCCTTCTCCGCGCTTCCGACATCAAAAGAGACCATGCCGCCAAATCCGCGCATTTGTTTTTTGGCAATCTCATGGTTTGGATGTGTTTCCAATCCCGGATAATACACTTTTTGGACCGCCGGATGGTTCACTAAAAATTCCACGATGTTTCTCGTGTTTTCTTCATGCTCCTCCATGCGCACGCCAAGCGTCTTGATGCCTCGGATTAAAAGCCATGAATCTTGCGGGCCGAGAAT
Protein-coding regions in this window:
- the sigK gene encoding RNA polymerase sporulation sigma factor SigK — encoded protein: MPGILSAFTFLIKELMFLVSYIKNNAFPQPLSAKEEEKYLQLMAKGDEQARNILIEHNLRLVAHIVKKFENTGEDVEDLISIGTIGLIKAIESYSSNKGTKLATYAARCIENEILMHLRSLKKTRKDVSLHEPIGQDKEGNEISLIDVLKSEGNDIIDEIQLNMELEQVKKYIDVLDEREKEVIINRFGLDMQQEKTQREIAKELGISRSYVSRIEKRALMKMFHEFYRNEKEKRR
- a CDS encoding YrhC family protein, with protein sequence MPVERQKQNWKEKADDYKMFAGVLLALSVFLYIGTLLPTIAPEKKVYLLGLIVILLIGSFSFFQRAMQYIRLLRETDE
- a CDS encoding cation:dicarboxylate symporter family transporter, translated to MRKVGLAWQIFIGLVLGIVVGAIFYGNPKVATYLQPIGDIFLRLIKMIVIPIVVSSLIVGVANVGDLKKLGKLGGKTFIYFEIITTIAIVVGLLAANVFQPGAGVNVKSLEKTDIQSYIDTTNEVQHHSLIETVVNIVPNNVFESLSTGNMLPIIFFSVMFGLGVAAIGDKGKPVLQFFQGVAEAMFYVTNQIMKFAPFGVFALIGVTVSKFGVESLIPLSKLVIVVYGTMLFFILAVLGGVAKLVGVNIFHIIKILKDELILAYSTASSETVLPKIMEKMERFGCPKSITSFVIPTGYSFNLDGSTLYQALAAIFIAQLYGIDMSISQQVSLLLVLMVTSKGIAGVPGVSFVVLLATLGTVGIPVEGLAFIAGIDRILDMARTVVNVVGNSLAAVIMSKWEGQYNEEKGRKYIEELQQSA